AGTAAAAACTTGAGCCTCAATACTCTTTGGAGatattggagaagaaggtgtctCATTCATTTCCAGTGTTTCTTTTTGCAAAACTTGAGTCTGAGCAGCAGGTGACTCAATCACAATCTGCAAAAAATATCAGGAAAggccatcatgaatacattcaattataatttctagagtaaatattacctcatcatctggttttccttctccttgattagttttgggtgGCGTTTCATCAGTAGAGGTTTGTGTTTCCCTCTGCCAAAAATTAGAAAGgtctatatatgtaaatcacccaaaactaattgtaaactccaactgtcattgagcatatacctcttttGTCAGATTAGGAGTAAAAACTTGAGTATCAAGGGCAGGCGTGTCATCCGATGGCTCTCTCTCAATCTGTAAAAATTATCACGAAGTCAATCCAGAGTACGTTCTAAAGCTTTCAAACATTAACTTAAAAATCCAAGATTTTTTTTGACCATGTACCTGCTGAGTCTGACTTGGAGTATAAACGGGAGTTTCAATACTCTTTGGAGCtattggagaagaaggtgtctCATTCATTTCTACTGTTTCTTTCTGCAAAACTTGACTCTGACTAGCAGGTGACTCACTTGTTAATTTCTCTCtcacaatctgcaaaaaaatatcaggaatggccatcatgaatacattcaacTATAATTTCTAGAATAAATATTACCTCATCATCTGGTTTTCCATCTTGATTAGGATTGGATGGCCTCTCACCGGTAGACGTTTCTGTTTCTTTCTGTCAAAAATCAGAAAAGcctttatatgtaaaaaaaaatcacccaaaactaatttgtaaactccaactgtgaaaacaatatcattgagcatatacctcttttGTCAGATTAGGAGAGAATACTTGAGTATCAAGGGCAGGAGTTTCATCATCTGATTCATTCATTGTGTCCTGCAaaaatcaagaatgcattctagaatatgtacaaaagcttccaaatattacttcaaaactcaacaatattttattggttacatacctcatttgtcaaattaggctgttgagacattggagataaaggcgtCTCACTCGATGATTGCGTGTAATCCTGCAAAAATCAGGAAGGCATTCAGGATTTTGTACaagaatttccaaatattttcttaaaatttttgaGCATATACCTCATTTTGTTGAGACTTTGGAGATGCAGCTGATTCAATCATTGTCTCCTGCAAAAATCAGGAATGCATTCAAGAAGTACAAAAGCTttccaaatattacttcaaaactcaacaatatttattggttacatacctcatgtgtcaaattaggctgttgagacattggagataaaggtgtctcactcgatggttgcgtgtgagacattggagataaaggtgtcCCACTGGATGGTTGCGtgtgagacattggagataaaggtgtcCCACTGGATCGCTGTTTGTCAAATATTAGGAAGGCATTCAAGAATATGTACAAGATCTtccaaaaaatacttgaaaatgcaAATGTAAAAGAAGATGTTTTGAGAATTTACCTTTTGTGTCACGTTAGTGGGAAAAACATTGCTGTTTCCTTCCAACTCTGACACACGAGCTCTAAGAtgtatgttttcttcttccagTAATGACATTCGATCCTTCATGCTCTTCAGATTCTCCTCCATTACCGTGATGatcctgttcactttttcatttaCTGAATCCTCATCAATCGGAGTAGAAGCTTGGCCAGTCTCCTTATTTGCCATCATTTGAATAAGAGCATCCAATGTGTCAAATGTGTCTACACACCTATTTTCCCAGTCATCGGCTGTAATCTTGTACCCTTTCTTTGttacatctttcactgtttCCAACTCGTCACTATATTTGTCTTCAATGGAGATATCATCTTCTGGATCATGAGGAATAGAAGGTAGTATGCAATGGACCTTCAGCTgagaatatttcaaaaaaagaccaatgagaaacatattaaaaagaagaagccaaataAACTGAGAAACATATACTTGGAAAAGCTTACCTTTGTATCAGCTTCAACCTGTAAAACCCTATCAAGTGATGGATTCTCTATCTCAGTGTATTTTTCACACAAGTAAGTCGGCCCAGGAACCTCAACTGTTGGTACACACTTACTGAACTTATTCCTTAGCAAAGGAATCGACTCTAGTATCCAAAGAAGGAATActagaggataaccttgcaactCAAATTTGGATTTATTCTCCAAATGATTCGCGACAGCGTTTTGAATTGACTTCAGGAGCACAATGTAAGCCTCTTTTCCCCATGGATATGTCATATCCTGTGCATTTTTCGCATATTCCAAAGGAAAACTCCCTCCTTTGCTCTTCCGCAATAATATGCTCTCTACCAGGATGAGCATTGCGAGGCATATTCTCTCCTCAGAAgcatcttctcttgtgtttctgaGCTGGTCCACCACGTCACTTAACTTATGACTACGCCCCTTTAGCAATTCCCAATTAAATCTCTCGGTTTCCCTTCGTGGTCCTTCTAATGCACCACTACATTTCAAGCCTGTCATCATATGAAATTCTCTTATAGAGAACCTCATTGGCTGCGCACCGAAATGGAACCAGGCTTCATTCTCCTTGACAGAAACGATGCTTCTAGTGAGAATGGCGTAGACTATCTTTGCTGATAACTTCAATCCTCTCTCACTGAGCTTCATTACAGGTCCCAGAAATGATCCTCGGACTCTTATCATCTCATCTGGTTTTAGGATGCTTTTGACAATAGAGATATAATCTGAACCAGAGTATTGGTTGATTGCTGACTTTTCTTTTGGCTGTGAACCAATAGGATACTTCAGCTCTGGCAGTGCTAGTTTTAGAGGTACTGAATCTcccatcttgtttctatcctgcgtaaacaaggaaaaaaaaaatttcaaacttttctggaaggctttcctgaaataacacaaatacaaaacaacacaaaagtcTTCATTTGCTTCGCTTGTTAATAAGAACGAGTAAC
The sequence above is drawn from the Brassica napus cultivar Da-Ae chromosome A8, Da-Ae, whole genome shotgun sequence genome and encodes:
- the LOC125577279 gene encoding uncharacterized protein LOC125577279 isoform X1, producing MGDSVPLKLALPELKYPIGSQPKEKSAINQYSGSDYISIVKSILKPDEMIRVRGSFLGPVMKLSERGLKLSAKIVYAILTRSIVSVKENEAWFHFGAQPMRFSIREFHMMTGLKCSGALEGPRRETERFNWELLKGRSHKLSDVVDQLRNTREDASEERICLAMLILVESILLRKSKGGSFPLEYAKNAQDMTYPWGKEAYIVLLKSIQNAVANHLENKSKFELQGYPLVFLLWILESIPLLRNKFSKCVPTVEVPGPTYLCEKYTEIENPSLDRVLQVEADTKLKVHCILPSIPHDPEDDISIEDKYSDELETVKDVTKKGYKITADDWENRCVDTFDTLDALIQMMANKETGQASTPIDEDSVNEKVNRIITVMEENLKSMKDRMSLLEEENIHLRARVSELEGNSNVFPTNVTQKRSSGTPLSPMSHTQPSSGTPLSPMSHTQPSSETPLSPMSQQPNLTHEETMIESAASPKSQQNEDYTQSSSETPLSPMSQQPNLTNEDTMNESDDETPALDTQVFSPNLTKEKETETSTGERPSNPNQDGKPDDEIVREKLTSESPASQSQVLQKETVEMNETPSSPIAPKSIETPVYTPSQTQQIEREPSDDTPALDTQVFTPNLTKERETQTSTDETPPKTNQGEGKPDDEIVIESPAAQTQVLQKETLEMNETPSSPISPKSIEAQVFTPIQKQQTVTEETYEATQPLTEIISANNKKEDTHAVHYRPSSPLSSLIALVIEENKNALSETETATQYFSTSEGEHSQSSRKNQAEEYLKDTTEPTTELVSTDVSKTQPLTPQTQHLQTSEGDQSDETPSEQNQAEENLKDTTEPTTELVSTYVSKMPPITQQTEHLQTSAIDFSEKNEVEVSRLLAHFQIGAEVEILSTDDEIWYPGKVVDLKLCEGLEELTVEYTTLFTDQHRLQKLQDTITADKIRPATPTSDQKSFEMMDKVEAFYNNGWSSGQISMVLGDNTYSVCLYTSMETILFKHSDLRIHREWKDGVWKMADKVKPDKKRKAAASSQNSGMDNVFLRRSERVPKRSRDTKTPFKSDRNPALTVIPEIIPAVDPFSTPAEHKLSRLQNWMTLKPGMHETSLSINDNKIRKSFFQSMENAKKDLKKEHIDGAFAMLNCRRNENAAWFHNYKIPKACFLPMEFLHCLLSDDLAYKKEKVKGKKIFNDLFKDTVRGKVYPEKTWGEDVDVVYGITLGKKSNVWIGMEIHLKKKRITVYDCFQKESNSIDIPQVKKLAVLISNLLVESSGDEVDKVKMIPFEIEQAQGLPKTKHPFNCGIFLVKILECQSLKIGDMTKINDDNALELRRTLSCEIFNQFVDESFGK